Proteins from one Mesorhizobium sp. M9A.F.Ca.ET.002.03.1.2 genomic window:
- a CDS encoding ABC transporter permease, with product MTAIEEHALTLDPEEARRVRQERLERIGRWLLPLAIMILAIWLWDSICVWNDIPKYILPRPGVVLQTLYDDAGLLFSSLLVTLKITFLSLALAVIGGVGLAVLFAQSKWVEMSFFPFAIVLQVTPIVAIFPLINIYVDNQTTKLLLCAWIVAFFPILSNTTLGLNSVDRNLRDMFKLNGATRWQQLRYLRLPAAMPYFLGGLKIAGGLSLIGAVVAEFVAGATGQSSGLASRIIEAGYRLNAPRLFAALILISFTGILIFLVLSLISHLILRRWHESALKQER from the coding sequence ATGACGGCCATTGAAGAACACGCACTGACGCTCGACCCCGAAGAGGCGCGTCGCGTGCGCCAGGAGCGGCTCGAACGGATCGGCCGATGGCTGCTGCCGCTGGCGATCATGATCCTGGCCATCTGGCTGTGGGATAGCATCTGCGTCTGGAACGACATCCCGAAATACATCCTGCCGCGCCCCGGCGTGGTGCTTCAAACGCTTTATGACGATGCCGGGCTGCTGTTCTCCTCGCTGCTGGTGACGCTCAAGATCACCTTCCTCAGCTTGGCTTTGGCCGTCATCGGCGGGGTTGGGCTGGCGGTGCTGTTCGCGCAATCAAAATGGGTGGAGATGTCGTTCTTCCCGTTTGCCATCGTCCTGCAGGTGACGCCGATCGTCGCGATCTTCCCGCTGATCAACATCTATGTCGACAACCAGACGACGAAGCTCCTGCTGTGTGCCTGGATCGTTGCCTTCTTCCCGATCCTGTCCAACACCACGCTCGGCCTCAACTCCGTCGATCGCAATCTGCGCGACATGTTCAAGCTCAACGGCGCGACCCGCTGGCAGCAATTGCGCTATCTGCGCCTGCCGGCGGCGATGCCGTATTTCCTCGGCGGGCTGAAGATCGCCGGCGGCCTGTCGCTGATCGGCGCGGTTGTAGCGGAGTTCGTCGCAGGCGCCACCGGCCAGTCGTCGGGCCTTGCCTCGCGCATCATCGAGGCCGGCTACCGGCTCAACGCACCGCGGCTGTTCGCGGCGCTGATCCTGATCTCGTTCACCGGCATCCTGATCTTCCTGGTGCTGTCGCTGATCTCGCATCTCATCCTGCGGCGCTGGCACGAGAGTGCGCTGAAGCAGGAGCGATGA